The Henckelia pumila isolate YLH828 chromosome 2, ASM3356847v2, whole genome shotgun sequence genome includes a window with the following:
- the LOC140880979 gene encoding uncharacterized protein isoform X2: protein MSIKYCFKVIKLANAIGICFNQRDAVANASMFLACKADDTPRWLRDIIVVAYKLMYRWDPSAPQRIRQKEVYDKQKNLILVGERLILATVAFDLNIQLPYKPLVAALNSMEISQKEVAKVAWNFVNDWLRTTLCLQYKPHYIAAGSIFLAAKLQKIKLPSSNGKAWWMQFDVSPKQLQEVIQHMLQLLGQSRKRSRSFTRDPETKTEPICRERKSESSESCISNELTVQDSRNSTKAMVSAIVKSNRKQQDVDANDTVSRTEDCRMNDSGCTNSVVEDGDGEVITKDSYQISGCKIVSVEGSCQKIDVAGLRERLKRRKSSRMETKESGNVVDEEINNEAWIERVLENGIESVFAL, encoded by the exons ATGTCCATAAAATATTGCTTCAAAGTGATAAAATTAGCCAATGCAATCGGCATTTGTTTTAATCAACGAGAT GCTGTTGCCAATGCTAGTATGTTCCTGGCCTGCAAAGCTGACGATACACCACGTTGGTTGAGAGATATCATAGTCGTGGCTTACAAGTTGATGTATCGCTGGGATCCTTCAGCTCCACAAAGGATTAGACAGAAG GAGGTTTATGATAAGCAAAAGAATTTGATCTTGGTGGGAGAGAGACTTATTTTAGCTACTGTGGCTTTTGATCTCAACATTCAACTCCCTTACAAGCCACTTGTAGCCGCTCTTAATAGCATGGAAATTTCTCAGAAGGAAGTGGCCAAAGTCGCGTGGAATTTTGTGAACGACTG GCTTCGCACGACTCTCTGCTTGCAGTACAAACCACATTACATTGCAGCAGGTTCGATTTTTCTTGCTGCGAAACTTCAGAAGATAAAATTGCCTTCCTCAAATGGGAAAGCTTGGTGGATGCAATTTGATGTGTCACCTAAACAGTTACAAG AGGTGATCCAACACATGCTTCAGTTGCTGGGGCAGAGTAGGAAACGATCACGTTCATTCACGCGTGATCCAGAAACTAAAACTGAACCCATCTGTAGAGAAAGAAAATCCGAAAGCAGTGAATCATGCATTTCAAATGAACTGACTgttcaagattcaagaaattcTACTAAGGCCATGGTATCTGCAATTGTCAAAAGCAATAGGAAACAGCAAGATGTTGATGCTAATGATACTGTAAGCAGAACTGAGGATTGCAGAATGAATGATTCTGGCTGTACGAACAGTGTCGTTGAAGATGGCGATGGGGAGGTGATAACCAAGGACTCGTATCAGATATCGGGTTGCAAGATTGTATCAGTTGAAGGTAGTTGTCAGAAGATTGATGTAGCTGGACTGAGAGAGAGATTGAAACGAAGAAAATCGAGCAGAATGGAGACTAAGGAATCAGGAAACGTCGTTGATGAGGAGATAAATAACGAGGCTTGGATCGAAAGGGTGCTCGAGAACGGGATAGAGTCAGTGTTTGCTTTGTGA
- the LOC140879283 gene encoding protein FAR1-RELATED SEQUENCE 5-like, with product MENEAETHNQEGQNLNSIVVVSSDENETDINKDVDPAASSEQNMIPASEDDNTYSVDITGSLIGLTRKTIDEMYQLYSNHARAIGFSVRKSTTRYCNNQKVVIEKYFLCSCSGTKKIEDSNPDNLSGGSVGKIGKRSCLTRTGCKALLRVKLNDECLYEVVSHVMIHNHAFTRIEWSHHHRSERRISNVKGKAIEDMISSGMRATDSYRYMVHEAGGEENVGHTLMDHMNFVNRWKMNAIEGGDAQKVIEMLQQEDAKDNDFFFRVKLDDDGRLCNVFWRDSMMKEDYDIFGDVMVFDTTYRTNKYNLICAPFVGINHHWKNVMFGCAFLSDEKVESFQWLFEVFKKSMGGKCPVSLFTDQDQAISNAIEKVFPETRHRLCLWHLHQNAVSRFAKLRSQNSFKDAFKKCLSGCVDENEFESCWSSMISDYKLENHPWFNRLYGLKEKWCTALSKDLFSAGILSSQRSESTNHAIGFSAKKNTSLTDFFGIFKEMLKNWRNKEQKDEFQCSRSIPESALPLTGMLKHASEVYTLTLFRDFEAEFLKSISSSSTLILVEDIMMVYNVSSHDNDGLSHRVIFDCLSNLITCSCKKFEECGFLCYHCLRVLHINSIVSIPESYIKKRWTKFAKSEIWDKFNSTVGRSEKFRDCIPWRHEMARKYYNLVLQCQENKEAQMIVEEGYNRDSVAINALMSSLTITEQSDTSIHSNSSHIVQDPTHSVTKGRSQRIKGHFQKSKKKKIDASNSIQAKEFGSKTPNIHLL from the exons ATGGAGAATGAAGCTGAAACTCATAATCAAGaag gtcaaaatttaaattctatTGTCGTTGTTTCTAGCGATGAAAATGAGACAGACATAAATAAAG ATGTTGATCCGGCAGCTAGTAGTGAACAAAATATGATTCCAGCCAGTGAAG ATGACAATACATATTCTGTTGATATAACTGGTTCTCTGATTGGTTTGACGAGAAAAACAATTGATGAAATGTATCAATTGTATTCTAACCATGCAAGGGCCATTGGTTTTAGTGTTCGTAAATCAACCACGAGGTACTGTAACAATCAAAAAGTTGTaatagagaaatattttctctgctcttgttctGGAACGAAGAAAATAGAAGATTCAAATCCAGATAACTTAAGTGGTGGATCAGTCGGAAAGATAGGAAAAAGATCTTGTCTGACACGAACAGGATGTAAAGCTTTATTGAGAGTTAAATTGAATGACGAATGCCTTTATGAAGTTGTGTCCCATGTGATGATACATAATCATGCATTCACTAGGATAGAATGGAGTCATCATCATCGATCAGAAAGGAGAATTTCAAATGTGAAGGGTAAAGCTATTGAAGATATGATATCTTCTGGGATGAGAGCTACTGATTCTTATCGTTATATGGTACATGAAGCTGGTGGAGAGGAAAACGTTGGTCATACTTTGATGGATCACATGAATTTTGTGAACCGTTGGAAAATGAATGCAATAGAAGGAGGGGATGCACAGAAAGTAATTGAAATGTTACAACAAGAAGATGCTAAAGATAATGACTTTTTTTTCAGAGTCAAATTAGATGATGATGGGAGATTGTGTAATGTATTTTGGAGGGACTCAATGATGAAAGAGGATTATGACATATTTGGTGATGTAATGGTTTTTGACACAACTTATCGCACTAATAAGTACAATTTGATTTGTGCTCCTTTCGTGGGTATCAATCATCATTGGAAAAATGTGATGTTTGGTTGTGCATTTTTATCTGACGAGAAGGTCGAATCATTTCAATGGCTCTttgaagtttttaaaaaatcgaTGGGAGGAAAATGTCCTGTCAGTTTGTTCACCGACCAAGATCAAGCAATTTCAAATGCAATAGAAAAG GTTTTTCCGGAAACAAGACATAGGCTATGTCTTTGGCACCTTCATCAAAATGCTGTAAGTAGGTTTGCAAAGTTGAGAAGTCAAAATTCTTTTAAAGATGCATTTAAGAAATGCTTGTCAGGTTGTGTTGATGAAAATGAATTTGAAAGCTGTTGGAGTTCTATGATTTCAGACTACAAACTAGAGAATCATCCTTGGTTTAATCGTTTGTATGGATTAAAAGAAAAATGGTGCACTGCATTGAGCAAGGATTTATTCTCTGCTGGAATTCTGTCTTCCCAAAGAAGTGAAAGCACTAACCATGCCATTGGATTCAGTGCAAAGAAAAACACAAGCTTGACTGacttttttggaattttcaaggAAATGTTAAAGAATTGGAGGAACAAAGAACAAAAAGATGAATTCCAATGTTCAAGATCAATACCTGAATCTGCCTTACCATTGACTGGGATGTTGAAGCATGCTTCTGAGGTATACACATTGACACTTTTTAGAGATTTTGAGGctgaatttttaaaatcaatCTCTAGTTCTTCTACTCTTATTCTAGTTGAAGACATAATGATGGTTTATAATGTTTCATCACACGATAATGACGGGCTATCTCATCGTGTCATATTTGATTGTTTGAGTAATCTAATCACGTGCTCTTGCAAGAAATTTGAAGAGTGTGGCTTCTTGTGCTATCATTGCTTAAGGGTCCTTCATATAAATTCGATAGTTTCCATACCAGAGTCTTATATTAAGAAAAGATGGACAAAGTTTGCTAAATCAGAAATTTGGGACAAGTTCAATAGTACAGTTGGGAGGTCAGAGAAGTTTAGGGATTGCATCCCTTGGCGTCATGAAATGGCACGCAAGTATTATAATTTGGTGTTGCAATGTCAAGAAAATAAGGAGGCTCAGATGATTGTTGAAGAAGGATACAACAGAGATTCTGTAGCTATTAATGCTCTGATGAGTTCATTGACTATTACAGAGCAGTCAGATACTTCCATTCATTCAAATTCTTCTCATATTGTTCAAGATCCT
- the LOC140880979 gene encoding cyclin-T1-3-like isoform X1: MALQEPRSLFDDKSFQVAAGMNSLEEFQTYKPRWHFTREEIEEHTPSRKDVISHEQESHLRQLFCSYLQDLGMELKVPQVTIASAMILCHRFYMHQSHAKNHGQAVANASMFLACKADDTPRWLRDIIVVAYKLMYRWDPSAPQRIRQKEVYDKQKNLILVGERLILATVAFDLNIQLPYKPLVAALNSMEISQKEVAKVAWNFVNDWLRTTLCLQYKPHYIAAGSIFLAAKLQKIKLPSSNGKAWWMQFDVSPKQLQEVIQHMLQLLGQSRKRSRSFTRDPETKTEPICRERKSESSESCISNELTVQDSRNSTKAMVSAIVKSNRKQQDVDANDTVSRTEDCRMNDSGCTNSVVEDGDGEVITKDSYQISGCKIVSVEGSCQKIDVAGLRERLKRRKSSRMETKESGNVVDEEINNEAWIERVLENGIESVFAL; the protein is encoded by the exons ATGGCACTTCAGGAGCCAAGGAGTTTATTTGATGATAAAAGTTTTCAAGTTGCAGCTGGTATGAACTCACTTGAAGAGTTTCAAACTTACAAACCCAGATGGCACTTCACGAGGGAAGAAATAGAGGAACATACTCCATCGAGGAAAGATGTCATTAGCCATGAGCAGGAATCTCATTTGCGGCAGTTGTTTTGTTCATATTTACAAGACCTTGGCATGGAGCTTAAAGT GCCACAGGTGACGATTGCTTCAGCAATGATTCTGTGTCATCGGTTTTATATGCACCAGTCTCATGCAAAAAATCACGGGCAG GCTGTTGCCAATGCTAGTATGTTCCTGGCCTGCAAAGCTGACGATACACCACGTTGGTTGAGAGATATCATAGTCGTGGCTTACAAGTTGATGTATCGCTGGGATCCTTCAGCTCCACAAAGGATTAGACAGAAG GAGGTTTATGATAAGCAAAAGAATTTGATCTTGGTGGGAGAGAGACTTATTTTAGCTACTGTGGCTTTTGATCTCAACATTCAACTCCCTTACAAGCCACTTGTAGCCGCTCTTAATAGCATGGAAATTTCTCAGAAGGAAGTGGCCAAAGTCGCGTGGAATTTTGTGAACGACTG GCTTCGCACGACTCTCTGCTTGCAGTACAAACCACATTACATTGCAGCAGGTTCGATTTTTCTTGCTGCGAAACTTCAGAAGATAAAATTGCCTTCCTCAAATGGGAAAGCTTGGTGGATGCAATTTGATGTGTCACCTAAACAGTTACAAG AGGTGATCCAACACATGCTTCAGTTGCTGGGGCAGAGTAGGAAACGATCACGTTCATTCACGCGTGATCCAGAAACTAAAACTGAACCCATCTGTAGAGAAAGAAAATCCGAAAGCAGTGAATCATGCATTTCAAATGAACTGACTgttcaagattcaagaaattcTACTAAGGCCATGGTATCTGCAATTGTCAAAAGCAATAGGAAACAGCAAGATGTTGATGCTAATGATACTGTAAGCAGAACTGAGGATTGCAGAATGAATGATTCTGGCTGTACGAACAGTGTCGTTGAAGATGGCGATGGGGAGGTGATAACCAAGGACTCGTATCAGATATCGGGTTGCAAGATTGTATCAGTTGAAGGTAGTTGTCAGAAGATTGATGTAGCTGGACTGAGAGAGAGATTGAAACGAAGAAAATCGAGCAGAATGGAGACTAAGGAATCAGGAAACGTCGTTGATGAGGAGATAAATAACGAGGCTTGGATCGAAAGGGTGCTCGAGAACGGGATAGAGTCAGTGTTTGCTTTGTGA
- the LOC140880979 gene encoding cyclin-T1-4-like isoform X3 — MILCHRFYMHQSHAKNHGQAVANASMFLACKADDTPRWLRDIIVVAYKLMYRWDPSAPQRIRQKEVYDKQKNLILVGERLILATVAFDLNIQLPYKPLVAALNSMEISQKEVAKVAWNFVNDWLRTTLCLQYKPHYIAAGSIFLAAKLQKIKLPSSNGKAWWMQFDVSPKQLQEVIQHMLQLLGQSRKRSRSFTRDPETKTEPICRERKSESSESCISNELTVQDSRNSTKAMVSAIVKSNRKQQDVDANDTVSRTEDCRMNDSGCTNSVVEDGDGEVITKDSYQISGCKIVSVEGSCQKIDVAGLRERLKRRKSSRMETKESGNVVDEEINNEAWIERVLENGIESVFAL, encoded by the exons ATGATTCTGTGTCATCGGTTTTATATGCACCAGTCTCATGCAAAAAATCACGGGCAG GCTGTTGCCAATGCTAGTATGTTCCTGGCCTGCAAAGCTGACGATACACCACGTTGGTTGAGAGATATCATAGTCGTGGCTTACAAGTTGATGTATCGCTGGGATCCTTCAGCTCCACAAAGGATTAGACAGAAG GAGGTTTATGATAAGCAAAAGAATTTGATCTTGGTGGGAGAGAGACTTATTTTAGCTACTGTGGCTTTTGATCTCAACATTCAACTCCCTTACAAGCCACTTGTAGCCGCTCTTAATAGCATGGAAATTTCTCAGAAGGAAGTGGCCAAAGTCGCGTGGAATTTTGTGAACGACTG GCTTCGCACGACTCTCTGCTTGCAGTACAAACCACATTACATTGCAGCAGGTTCGATTTTTCTTGCTGCGAAACTTCAGAAGATAAAATTGCCTTCCTCAAATGGGAAAGCTTGGTGGATGCAATTTGATGTGTCACCTAAACAGTTACAAG AGGTGATCCAACACATGCTTCAGTTGCTGGGGCAGAGTAGGAAACGATCACGTTCATTCACGCGTGATCCAGAAACTAAAACTGAACCCATCTGTAGAGAAAGAAAATCCGAAAGCAGTGAATCATGCATTTCAAATGAACTGACTgttcaagattcaagaaattcTACTAAGGCCATGGTATCTGCAATTGTCAAAAGCAATAGGAAACAGCAAGATGTTGATGCTAATGATACTGTAAGCAGAACTGAGGATTGCAGAATGAATGATTCTGGCTGTACGAACAGTGTCGTTGAAGATGGCGATGGGGAGGTGATAACCAAGGACTCGTATCAGATATCGGGTTGCAAGATTGTATCAGTTGAAGGTAGTTGTCAGAAGATTGATGTAGCTGGACTGAGAGAGAGATTGAAACGAAGAAAATCGAGCAGAATGGAGACTAAGGAATCAGGAAACGTCGTTGATGAGGAGATAAATAACGAGGCTTGGATCGAAAGGGTGCTCGAGAACGGGATAGAGTCAGTGTTTGCTTTGTGA